From a region of the Notolabrus celidotus isolate fNotCel1 chromosome 14, fNotCel1.pri, whole genome shotgun sequence genome:
- the limk1a gene encoding LIM domain kinase 1a isoform X3, which translates to MVGDLFFWSFCCLRLWKKEKKVAGEQKYHPECFTCLNCRAFIGDGDTYALVERSKLYCGHCYYQTIVTPVSLPDSPCSRIPHTVTLVSIPATAEGTNGRRGRGFSVSIDQPLSPTNGFSPEHGPTVRVSQVDADCISPDVKNSIHVGDRILEINGTPIHNVPLDEIDLLIQETSRLLQLTIEHDPHSQGQEGGSSSTEEQVDGPLSTPLSEGPSPILPITQPPNSDFSHRKSRIITRSYSIDKSPGSSNAASPVSQRKDINRSESLRVVSNRTHRIFRPSDLIHGEVLGKGCFGQAIKVTHKETGEVMVMKELIRFDDETQRTFLKEVKVMRCLDHPNVLKFIGVLYKDKRLNFIAEYIKGGTLREIIKKMDGNYPWNERVSFAKDIAAGMTYLHSMNIIHRDLNSHNCLVREDNTVVVADFGLSRLMVDDKHEEKLSQGSKLSGLKKPDRRKRYTVVGNPYWMAPEMIHGKSYDERVDIFSFGIMLCEIIGRVNADPDYLPRAMDFGLNVSGFLEHYCPPNCPPAFFPMAAVCCDLDADKRPAFSKLEGWLENLKMHLDIGLPLMSELDHLHKAFWQKNSIMRPENGLHTHPEQPE; encoded by the exons ATGGTGGGAGACCTGTTTTTCTGGAGCTTCTGCTGTCTCAGGCTgtggaagaaggagaagaag GTCGCAGGAGAACAGAAATATCACCCAGAATGCTTCACCTGTCTGAACTGCAGGGCATTCATCGGTGACGGAGACACATACGCTCTGGTGGAGAGATCCAAATTGTACTG CGGGCATTGTTACTACCAAACTATCGTCACCCCTGTGTCCCTGCCTGACTCGCCATGCTCAAGGATCCCTCACACCGTCACACTCGTCTCCATCCCAGCCACTGCAGAGGGAACCAACGGACGCAGAGGGCGAGGTTTCTCCGTGTCCATTGACCAGCCGCTTAGCCCAACCAACGGCTTCAGTCCTGAACATGGACCCACCGTCAGAGTCTCCCA gGTGGATGCGGACTGCATCAGTCCGGATGTGAAAAACTCCATTCATGTTGGAGACAGGATCCTTGAGATCAACGGGACGCCCATTCACAACGTCCCTCTGGATGAG ATTGACCTTCTGATCCAGGAGACGAGCCGGCTGCTGCAGCTCACCATCGAGCACGACCCTCACAGTCAGGGGCAGGAGGGCGGCTCCTCATCAacagaggagcaggtggacGGCCCCCTGTCCACTCCTCTGTCAGAGGGTCCCAGCCCCATCCTGCCCATCACCCAGCCCCCCAACTCAGACTTCAGCCACAGAAAATCCCGCATCATTAC GCGGAGCTACAGCATCGATAAGTCACCAGGCTCCAGCAATGCAGCATCCCCCGTCTCCCAGAGGAAGGACATCAATCGATCAGAGTCACTCCGAGTCGTCTCCAACCGGACGCACCGCATCTTCCGCCCCTCTGACCTCATCCATGGAGAGGTGCTGGGGAAGGGCTGCTTCGGACAGGCCATCAAG GTGACCCACAAGGAGACGGGGGAGGTGATGGTGATGAAAGAGTTGATTCGCTTTGATGATGAGACTCAAAGAACATTCCTGAAAGAG GTAAAGGTCATGCGCTGCCTGGATCATCCCAACGTGCTCAAGTTCATTGGAGTCCTCTACAAGGACAAGAGACTCAACTTCATCGCAGAGTACATCAAGGGAGGCACTTTGAGAGAAATCATCAAGAAAATG GACGGCAACTATCCCTGGAACGAACGAGTCAGTTTTGCAAAGGACATAGCGGCTGGCATG ACATATCTGCATTCCATGAACATAATCCACCGGGACCTCAACTCACACAACTGCCTGGTCAGAGAG GACAACACTGTTGTGGTGGCAGACTTCGGGCTGTCTCGGCTCATGGTGGACGACAAACACGAGGAGAAGTTGTCGCAGGGGAGTAAACTGTCTGGCCTGAAGAAGCCGGACCGCAGAAAGAGATACACTGTGGTGGGAAACCCTTACTGGATGGCTCCTGAGATGATCCACG GGAAGAGCTACGATGAGAGAGTAGACATTTTCTCCTTCGGTATCATGCTCTGTGAG ATCATTGGCAGGGTGAACGCAGACCCAGACTACCTCCCCAGGGCAATGGACTTTGGGCTTAATGTGTCTGGCTTCCTGGAGCACTACTGTCCCCCAAACTGTCCCCCTGCCTTCTTCCCCATGGCTGCTGTGTGCTGTGATCTTGATGCAGACAAACG ACCTGCTTTCTCCAAACTGGAGGGGTGGCTGGAGAATCTTAAGATGCACTTGGACATTGGTCTACCCCTGATGTCTGAGCTGGACCATCTGCACAAGGCCTTCTGgcagaaaaacagcatcatgCGCCCTGAAAACGGCCTGCACACCCACCCTGAACAACCGGAGTAG